From one Henriciella marina DSM 19595 genomic stretch:
- the purF gene encoding amidophosphoribosyltransferase, translated as MIWDHDDDKPREECGIVGVFNHPEASLLVALGLHALQHRGQEACGIATYDGDKFHNERHMGLVGDNFGGDLTTRLPGSAAIGHNRYSTAGKPALRNIQPIFADLANTGFALAHNGNITNAVKLRRELINRGAIFQSTMDTEVVLQLVARSDRGLMRDRFMEAMQAVEGGYAFVGLTNKKLIGARDPIGLRPLILGRIGKGWVLASETCALDMIGAEFVREIENGEVVVISEAGVESYRAYPERPESPCLFEYVYFARPDSIVQGRSVYQVRRRMGHQLARENPADVDVIVPVPDSGVPAALGFSEQSGVPFQLGIIRSHYVGRTFIEPTQLGRQKSISKKHSPNRSVLEGKRVLLVDDSIVRGNTSKKIVQMVRDAGAKEVHLRSASPPIVNPDFYGIDMPTKSELLASNNTLEQMRDFLNVETLGFLSVDGLYASIGVKRNIDMPQFSDHCFTGCYPTRLVDQTQEEGGKDRQLSLLD; from the coding sequence ATGATCTGGGACCATGATGACGACAAGCCTCGTGAAGAATGCGGCATTGTAGGCGTCTTCAATCATCCAGAGGCGTCGCTGCTCGTCGCCCTTGGCCTCCACGCCCTCCAGCATCGCGGTCAGGAAGCCTGTGGCATCGCCACCTATGACGGCGACAAGTTTCACAATGAACGCCATATGGGCCTCGTCGGCGACAATTTCGGCGGCGATCTGACGACCCGTCTGCCCGGCAGCGCGGCCATCGGCCACAACCGTTACTCCACCGCTGGCAAGCCAGCCCTTCGCAATATCCAGCCTATTTTTGCGGACCTTGCGAATACCGGCTTTGCCCTTGCTCACAATGGCAACATCACCAATGCCGTCAAACTCCGCCGGGAGCTGATCAACCGCGGCGCCATCTTCCAGTCGACAATGGACACTGAAGTCGTCCTGCAGCTCGTGGCCCGCTCTGACCGTGGCCTGATGCGCGATCGCTTCATGGAAGCCATGCAGGCGGTTGAGGGCGGGTACGCCTTCGTCGGCCTCACCAACAAGAAACTCATCGGCGCGCGTGATCCGATTGGTCTGCGCCCGCTTATTCTCGGCAGGATTGGCAAGGGCTGGGTTCTTGCGTCTGAGACGTGCGCGCTGGACATGATCGGCGCCGAATTTGTGCGCGAGATTGAGAATGGCGAAGTTGTCGTCATTTCCGAAGCGGGTGTGGAAAGCTATCGCGCCTATCCGGAGCGCCCTGAAAGCCCCTGCCTGTTTGAGTATGTCTACTTTGCCCGCCCCGACAGCATCGTGCAGGGCCGCAGCGTCTATCAGGTCCGCCGCCGCATGGGCCACCAGCTTGCGCGCGAAAACCCTGCTGATGTCGACGTGATCGTCCCGGTGCCGGATTCCGGCGTTCCGGCGGCGCTCGGCTTCTCGGAGCAGAGCGGCGTGCCTTTCCAGCTTGGCATCATCCGCAGCCACTATGTCGGCCGGACTTTCATTGAGCCGACACAGCTTGGCCGCCAGAAATCCATCTCCAAGAAGCATTCGCCCAACAGGTCCGTTCTGGAAGGCAAACGCGTCCTGCTCGTCGACGACTCTATCGTGCGCGGCAACACATCCAAGAAGATTGTCCAGATGGTCCGCGATGCCGGCGCCAAAGAGGTCCACCTTCGCTCGGCCAGCCCGCCTATCGTCAATCCTGACTTCTACGGCATCGACATGCCGACCAAGTCAGAGCTGCTCGCCTCGAACAACACGCTGGAGCAGATGCGCGACTTTCTGAACGTCGAGACGCTCGGATTCCTTTCCGTCGACGGGCTCTATGCGTCCATCGGCGTCAAGCGCAATATCGACATGCCGCAATTTTCCGACCATTGCTTCACCGGCTGCTACCCGACGCGCTTGGTGGATCAGACGCAGGAAGAAGGCGGCAAGGACAGACAGCTTTCGCTTCTGGACTAG
- a CDS encoding CvpA family protein, producing MMGALTAFDAIVIVLLILSTVMAFARGFMRELATLGAFIAALAAAYYARLFLRDTVVRFLPEDTPAWLPDLVLFLSFFLLVYVIVAWFGANLSRSIQGVDGVGILDRVTGAAFGFARGAVVLVFFVFLLRMALDQDRIPEWIRTAQTYPLLENGADYVEESAPALSHSAEASQP from the coding sequence ATGATGGGCGCCCTCACAGCCTTCGACGCGATCGTGATCGTCCTGCTTATCCTGTCGACGGTCATGGCGTTCGCGCGCGGGTTCATGCGGGAGCTGGCAACCCTTGGTGCCTTCATCGCCGCACTGGCCGCAGCCTATTATGCGCGCCTCTTCCTGCGCGATACGGTCGTCCGCTTTCTGCCCGAAGATACGCCCGCCTGGCTGCCGGACCTTGTCCTCTTTCTGAGCTTCTTTCTGCTGGTCTACGTCATCGTCGCCTGGTTCGGTGCGAACCTGTCGAGATCCATTCAGGGCGTTGACGGCGTTGGCATTCTTGACCGGGTAACGGGCGCGGCGTTTGGCTTTGCGCGCGGCGCGGTGGTCCTGGTTTTCTTCGTCTTCCTGCTTCGCATGGCACTGGATCAGGACCGCATCCCGGAATGGATACGCACCGCGCAGACCTATCCTCTGCTGGAAAACGGCGCCGACTATGTCGAAGAGAGCGCACCAGCCCTCAGTCACAGTGCTGAAGCCAGCCAACCTTGA
- the radA gene encoding DNA repair protein RadA, producing the protein MAKSNTVFTCQSCGAVHPKWSGRCDACGEWNTLVEETTSAAPGGLAAPKSLSKKAGRVEFTSLNAIEEAPTRHMIGVDELDRVFGGGIVPSSATLIGGDPGIGKSTLLLQVAARLARNGLSTVYVSGEEAAAQIQDRARRLKVAESPVELATETDLRKVLSSLKAAKPDFVVIDSIQTMWSDSLEAAPGSVAQVRACSQELTRWAKKSGAAVILVGHVTKEGQIAGPRVVEHMVDTVFYFEGERGHQFRILRAVKNRFGPTDEIGIFEMHQYGLAPAREPSALFLSNENEHAGGTAVFAAMEGSRPVLAEVQALVAASSYGTPRRSIVGWDANRLAMVLAVLEARCGVSLAGRDVYLSVAGGYRMAEPAGDLAAAAALLTSLADRPAPEKSIFFGEVALSGAIRPVARMDQRLKEAQRLGFQNAFVPEGSAGSFEGLTVKPLSRLSDLVDLIGPDPEP; encoded by the coding sequence ATGGCCAAGTCGAACACCGTCTTTACCTGCCAGTCCTGCGGCGCCGTCCATCCCAAATGGTCTGGGCGCTGCGACGCGTGTGGGGAATGGAATACGCTGGTCGAGGAAACGACATCTGCCGCGCCTGGCGGTCTGGCTGCGCCAAAGTCGCTTTCCAAGAAGGCCGGCAGGGTCGAGTTCACTTCCCTCAATGCCATAGAAGAAGCGCCCACCCGCCATATGATTGGCGTTGATGAACTCGACCGCGTCTTCGGCGGCGGCATCGTTCCTTCGTCAGCGACGCTCATTGGCGGTGACCCGGGCATCGGCAAGTCGACGCTTCTCCTTCAGGTCGCCGCCCGCCTTGCCCGCAACGGCCTCTCGACCGTCTATGTTTCCGGCGAGGAAGCAGCTGCCCAGATACAGGACCGTGCCCGCCGCCTCAAAGTGGCAGAGAGCCCTGTCGAACTTGCAACCGAGACAGACCTTCGAAAGGTCCTCTCCTCTCTCAAAGCCGCGAAACCCGACTTCGTTGTCATAGATTCCATTCAGACCATGTGGTCCGACAGCCTTGAAGCAGCGCCCGGTTCGGTGGCGCAGGTCCGCGCCTGTTCGCAGGAACTTACCCGCTGGGCCAAGAAATCCGGCGCAGCCGTCATTCTGGTTGGACACGTGACAAAGGAAGGCCAGATCGCTGGGCCCCGCGTCGTCGAGCATATGGTCGACACCGTCTTCTATTTCGAAGGCGAGCGGGGCCACCAGTTCCGCATCCTGCGCGCGGTCAAGAACCGCTTCGGCCCGACCGATGAGATCGGCATCTTCGAGATGCACCAGTACGGCCTTGCCCCGGCCCGTGAGCCCTCAGCCCTCTTTCTGTCCAATGAGAATGAGCACGCAGGCGGCACCGCCGTCTTCGCCGCCATGGAAGGCTCCAGGCCTGTTCTTGCCGAAGTTCAGGCCCTCGTTGCGGCCTCATCCTATGGCACGCCGCGGCGCAGTATCGTCGGCTGGGATGCCAACCGGCTGGCCATGGTGCTGGCTGTTCTTGAGGCAAGGTGCGGTGTCTCACTGGCGGGCCGTGACGTCTATCTCTCGGTCGCTGGCGGCTACAGAATGGCAGAACCGGCCGGTGACCTTGCCGCAGCGGCAGCCCTCCTCACCTCGCTCGCCGACCGCCCAGCCCCTGAAAAATCGATCTTTTTTGGTGAAGTTGCCCTTTCCGGAGCGATCAGGCCAGTGGCCCGCATGGACCAGCGCCTGAAGGAAGCCCAGCGCCTCGGCTTCCAGAATGCCTTCGTTCCGGAAGGCAGCGCCGGATCATTTGAAGGGTTGACCGTAAAGCCTCTGTCACGCCTATCTGATCTGGTAGATTTAATAGGTCCGGATCCAGAACCATGA